One segment of Pochonia chlamydosporia 170 chromosome Unknown PCv3seq00034, whole genome shotgun sequence DNA contains the following:
- a CDS encoding DDE superfamily endonuclease gives MESRIQDALQYLEQFPAAKIATVAREFGVPRSRLRRRLAGRPPKKGRPATNTKLSATEERALCHHIDRLDRINLAVRPEFVTDAANCILRERTPLAHRGHPPVVGLNWTTRFLRRHNYGKRLQKKLHSDRQASEDLSRVAEYFQKLSHVYQEEGILSEDIWNMDETGFRIGVGKDQLIVTKRKRAHYFGIPENRESATAIEAISAGGEYIPAFLIVAGQVHMAQWYAQPELNPDTAIRPTPSGYTNDQVGLEWLEHFDKHTAKKRVGKKRLLILDGHGSHHTKEFIAYCDAHDIVPFGLPPNLTHLLQPLDVVVFQPLKHYHAKALDVMVRDGLVNITKIEFLSCIEEVRRQAFKESTILTSFKKTGIWPFNPQSVLKILEERQAKKTPSPPSSTGGLHSSPFSTPLTLRQMNKVADKLEDFLEEDQHLDPEFAHDIGRFIRGSLISATELLQTKRDLGRTQYAQRVQKQRRAMKNSPLQSGGVLTVAGAGHMVRQREEDAVAKARRMVQAADEKAIKVVKRVIFEAAKVARKWRMSGKLKPAVVYESGLFPRALKRF, from the coding sequence ATGGAATCTAGGATTCAAGATGCTCTCCAGTACCTTGAGCAATTTCCTGCGGCTAAAATAGCCACTGTGGCTCGGGAGTTTGGTGTGCCGCGCAGCCGACTTCGGAGACGACTTGCTGGCCGACCACCCAAAAAGGGCCGGCCTGCAACCAATACAAAGCTATCGGCTACTGAAGAGAGGGCTCTATGCCACCATATCGACCGTCTTGACAGAATCAACCTTGCAGTACGGCCAGAGTTTGTTACAGACGCAGCCAATTGCATACTACGAGAGCGGACCCCTCTGGCCCATCGTGGACATCCGCCTGTGGTTGGCCTTAATTGGACTACCCGCTTCCTACGGCGTCACAACTACGGCAAGAGACTTCAAAAGAAGCTTCACTCTGACCGTCAGGCATCGGAAGACCTCAGCCGAGTTGCCGAGTACTTCCAGAAACTCTCACATGTCTACCAGGAAGAGGGAATACTATCAGAGGATatctggaatatggatgAAACCGGATTCCGTATTGGCGTTGGTAAGGACCAGCTGATCGTTACCAAGCGGAAGAGAGCCCACTACTTTGGAATCCCTGAAAATAGGGAGTCTGCTACTGCAATCGAGGCTATTTCGGCGGGTGGGGAGTATATTCCTGCTTTCTTGATCGTGGCGGGCCAAGTCCATATGGCTCAATGGTATGCTCAACCTGAATTGAACCCAGATACAGCCATCAGGCCGACTCCGAGCGGGTATACAAATGATCAAGTGGGTCTGGAATGGCTTGAACACTTCGACAAGCATACAGCGAAGAAAAGAGTAGGCAAAAAGCGTCTACTCAtccttgatggccatggttcACACCATACAAAGGAATTCATCGCGTACTGCGATGCCCACGATATCGTGCCCTTTGGCTTGCCTCCAAATCTCACCCATTTGCTACAGCCCCTGGACGTGGTGGTCTTCCAGCCTTTGAAGCACTACCACGCAAAGGCGCTTGACGTCATGGTTCGAGATGGGcttgtcaacatcaccaagatCGAGTTCCTCAGCTGCATTGAAGAGGTCCGCAGGCAGGCATTCAAGGAAAGCACGATTCTGACTTCGTTCAAGAAGACTGGAATTTGGCCATTCAACCCACAGTCAGTTCTCAAGATTCTGGAAGAACGGCAGGCAAAGAAGACACCGTCGCCTCCTTCAAGCACGGGAGGACTTCATTCATCACCGTTTTCCACGCCGTTGACACTTAGACAGATGAATAAGGTGGCAGACAAGCTAGAGGATTTCCTTGAAGAAGACCAGCACCTGGACCCGGAGTTTGCACACGATATTGGTCGGTTTATCAGAGGGTCCCTGATAAGCGCTACGGAGCTGTTACAGACGAAGAGGGATCTAGGGAGGACGCAATATGCGCAGCGCGTCCAAAAACAACGCAGGGCGATGAAGAATTCGCCGCTTCAGTCAGGAGGGGTACTAACAGTGGCCGGGGCCGGGCATATGGTGCggcagagagaagaagacgcagTTGCtaaggcgaggaggatggtgcAAGCtgcggatgagaaggcaaTTAAGGTGGTCAAACGGGTGATATTCGAAGCGGCCAAAGTTGCACGTAAATGGAGGATGTCCGGGAAGCTAAAACCAGCTGTAGTGTACGAGTCTGGGCTATTTCCTAGAGCGTTAAAGAGATTCTAA
- a CDS encoding endonuclease/exonuclease/phosphatase (similar to Metarhizium robertsii ARSEF 23 XP_007826688.1) gives MDYASNVWMHARRAREAAWLNKAQLVGAQAITGAFRTVATAVAEAEACIPTVEERHRLAATRLCVNLRTLPGTHPLAALRNKASKRFLSPMQTIASWVTTASTDRMEIIREFALPPWTSRIPVLGKDDFAEAAKAPGEVEGIIIATSSSMKNGMVGMGGVVHDTSINGAGGVLASYSVTLGSIDEQNPYTAELEAVAMALRCMPHQLPFRDVTVISSNLSTLAVIRRPRQQSGQCTVREIYDQTKRLRQRGCSVRLMWVPAKDEDFALGGMAKAAAQRATKIDCIAETTSYQTKSTTLRLALAQRQPRGRLPESVGKYSKRIDTALPGKHTRALYDALKRKESDVLAQLRTGMTRLNRHLHRIGAVESELCECGQATETIEHFLFRCKKWIMQREIMIKCSRTKIGNLSFFLGGKSAADDDKWKPDMQAVRAAIAFTLATKRLDADQRPATR, from the coding sequence ATGGACTATGCCTCCAATGTCTGGATGCACGCGCGCCGCGCGAGGGAAGCTGCCTGGCTCAACAAAGCGCAGTTGGTCGGGGCACAGGCCATCACAGGAGCGTTTCGAACCGTGGCAACAGCTGTGGCCGAGGCCGAAGCCTGCATCCCAACGGTAGAGGAACGCCACAGACTGGCCGCGACGAGGCTCTGTGTCAACCTTCGGACCCTTCCCGGAACACATCCGCTGGCAGCGTTGAGGAACAAGGCAAGCAAACGGTTCCTGTCGCCAATGCAGACCATTGCTTCGTGGGTGACAACGGCGTCCACGGATCGAATGGAGATTATTCGCGAGTTTGCCTTACCGCCATGGACCAGCCGCATTCCCGTCTTGGGCAAAGACGACTTCGCGGAGGCCGCCAAGGCACCAGGCGAAGTCGAAGGCATCATCATAGCAACGTCCAGCTCgatgaagaatggcatgGTGGGAATGGGAGGCGTGGTGCACGATACGAGTATCAACGGCGCAGGCGGAGTGCTAGCCAGCTACTCGGTCACTCTCGGATCCATAGACGAACAGAACCCGTACACGGCGGAGCTCGAGGCGGTGGCAATGGCGCTGAGGTGCATGCCGCACCAGCTTCCTTTCCGGGATGTGACGGTCATATCGAGCAACCTATCGACATTAGCAGTGATCAGGCGGCCTCGGCAGCAATCCGGCCAATGTACTGTTCGTGAGATATACGACCAGACCAAGCGCCTGCGGCAACGAGGATGTTCTGTTAGACTCATGTGGGTGCCCGCCAAGGACGAGGACTTTGCGCTGGGAGggatggccaaggcagcagcgcAGAGAGCTACAAAGATAGATTGCATAGCAGAGACAACATCGTACCAAACAAAGTCCACAACGCTTCGTCTGGCGCTCGCGCAGCGACAGCCGCGGGGACGACTCCCGGAAAGTGTTGGGAAGTATTCGAAACGTATCGACACGGCGCTGCCGGGCAAGCATACCCGTGCACTTTATGACGCActgaaaagaaaagagtcAGATGTGCTGGCCCAGCTTCGGACAGGCATGACGCGGCTGAATAGACATCTCCACAGAATAGGAGCCGTGGAATCGGAATTGTGTGAGTGTGGTCAGGCCACGGAGACAATTGAGCACTTTCTTTTTCGATGCAAGAAGTGGATAATGCAAAGGGAAATCATGATCAAATGCTCACGAACCAAGATTGGAAatttgtctttctttttgggagGAAAATCTGCGGCGGATGACGACAAGTGGAAACCAGATATGCAAGCCGTCCGTGCAGCCATTGCCTTTACGCTGGCTACGAAAAGACTGGATGCAGACCAGCGGCCAGCGACAAGATAA
- a CDS encoding PIF1-like helicase domain-containing protein, whose product MVQRVAEAAPPNVHDMVSEQLRQLNTMTILGLADAAGLTLKGEQYQCYSMVTQNISASRHQGRMFFITGPGGTGKSFLLRALQYWCDRSRNPSLLLAPTGIAAKNINGNTIHSALSIYSNRGSYHTGLFRFEDQKKKDLEKKTVLIIDEVSMVDGVLLDYLASLFAKLRRSNRPFGNMHVIVFGDLMQLPPVEGLKVFKASVWRLFHPIFLRQPQRQTNERFFRILNKIRFGIIDGEVRCTLEERWRQYNPENVIWNTTYLSSLRDEAAALNHVVLSGMPSENLIFVSKAEDFENGVRLQYLEHSKVFNKGTNFASSVVCTVGAKVMFLTNSMLSERGISNGSMGVITNLFPNDEVEAALPTKEGIQVMHLHKTPSYFQTNGVEYKRLQLPIINAFALTIHKVQGLSLPAVTVALNSNIFSDGQAYVALSRAKDLEQVYLTHCDLGSHQGRLRSNTRATPHFIGTRGTRTI is encoded by the exons ATGGTTCAAAGAGTTGCGGAGGCGGCTCCGCCAAATGTCCATGATATGGTGTCTGAGCAGCTCCGGCAACTGAATACCATGACGATTCTAGGACTCGCTGATGCTGCAGGCCTTACTCTGAAAGGCGAGCAATACCAGTGCTATAGCATGGTAACGCAAAATATTTCTGCATCTAGGCATCAGGGCCGTATGTTCTTTATAACGGGGCCTGGTGGGACGGGGAAATCTTTTCTCCTGCGTGCTCTGCAGTATTGGTGCGATAGATCCCGAAACCCTTCCTTACTGCTTGCGCCTACTGGGATTGCGGCAAAAAATATTAATGGGAATACAATCCACTCGGCTCTGTCAATCTATAGTAACCGAGGCAGTTACCACACCGGCTTATTTAGGTTCGAAGatcaaaaaaagaaagacctAGAAAAGAAAACCGTGCTTATTATTGATGAAGTATCGATGGTAGATGGCGTACTGCTTGACTACCTCGCCTCCCTTTTCGCCAAACTGAGGAGGAGTAACAGGCCCTTCGGCAACATGCATGTCATCGTTTTTGGGGATTTGATGCAATTGCCCCCTGTGGAAGGCTTGAAGGTCTTCAAGGCCTCGGTTTGGAGGctcttccatcccatctttcTACGACAACCGCAGCGGCAGACAAACGAGAGGTTCTTCAGGATCTTGAACAAGATTCGCTTCGGAATTATCGATGGCGAAGTAAGATGCACTCTGGAAGAACGCTGGCGCCAATATAATCCAGAAAATGTCATATGGAATACCACGTACCTGTCTTCTCTTCGCGATGAGGCTGCGGCACTAAACCATGTCGTTCTCTCCGGCATGCCATCAGAGAACCTTATCTTCGTTTCAAAAGCCGAAGACTTTGAAAATGGAGTAAGGTTGCAATATTTAGAGCACTCGAAAGTATTCAATAAGGGGACAAACTTCGCATCCTCTGTGGTATGTACTGTTGGGGCCAAAGTCATGTTTCTCACAAATAGCATGCTGAGCGAGAGAGGCATATCTAACGGCTCTATGGGTGTTATTACTAATTTGTTTCCTAACGacgaagttgaagctgcatTACCTACTAAAGAAGGTATCCAA GTCATGCACTTGCACAAAACTCCGTCGTATTTCCAGACGAATGGGGTGGAATATAAACGTTTACAGCTTCCAATAATCAACGCATTTGCGTTGACAATTCATAAGGTTCAAGGTTTATCGCTGCCAGCTGTTACCGTCGCCTTGAACTCTAATATCTTCTCTGACGGACAAGCATATGTGGCGTTGAGCAGAGCAAAGGATCTCGAACAAGTGTACTTGACCCACTGTGATCTTGGGAGCCATCAAGGCAGACTCAGAAGCaatactcgtgccacgccccactttattggcaCTCGTGGgactcgcaccatctaa